GAAGTCGAATTCGGAAAATGAAGACGATGACATTCGGGAGCCAAGAAAGTCCAACTCCAAAGTCAACGAGACCTCACCCGAATTTTCCAGCAGTGTCCATCACGATGAGCGCTACAATTCTGATAAAGACTCCGGAGTCCAATCAGACAATACATCACAGAATTCAGAAAGTCAAAGCTCAGAAACAGCTGCCTCGCCGAGCAGTCCTATGTCTAAATGGAAAAGAAATTCTTTACGAATGGCTACTCAGGGATTTATCAGTATGTCAGACTTAACCAACTCAGTGGAATGTCTACAGATTTTCTCCCAGGATAAACTGAAAAGCTTAGCGTCGCCTTCATCGGATAAATATCTAGATACAATTCAACAAAGCATTCCCTCAACACCTACGGCTAGTGATGTGCTCTTTTCCAGTAATGGTCAAATATATACCTTCTTTGAGCAATTAAACACTTCAAATCCTAAATCTGGTGCTCCAAATTCtcaacaaaacaagaatgagCTACGGTTATCTACCTCAGGCTCGCCAACTACTTGTCCAGCGGAATCCACGAGCTTGGACATAAGCCCTAATAACAGAAACGGACATACTGGCCTCATCAAGAGAAATTCGTATGCCTTGGCCACAGCGAGTAATTcgaatataaattttataaatagtGAGTCAGACATTAACTTGGCTTCGCAGAAATCTAGAATGAATTCCACTGtagatagatatagaaataAACCCATGACAGGCACACATAATCATCCTTTGTCTCCCAGGCTCGTCAGAGAAGACAGCATAAGCAGCAGCCCCCATGATTCATCGTTTGGCAGCTTCTACTCCTGCCAGAGCGCTAATTTCGTGTCAGCAAAGTCAAGCCCGTTTTTGGACAGGGTAGATCAGAATAGTAAACCACAGAGAATCCAGGCCAGAAGAATTAGCGACCAGCCAAGTTTACCGCCACATGGTAGTGACGAAGAGTCAGAGAGCACTAGCATGTACTATACAGCTTCTGACACTAGTTTCCCAGAAACTAGCATCTCTCCAAGATCCACGCAAGACAGCAAATCCACGAGCCCAAAGTTTGTACAGCCAAATCCGCCCATGACCACGAGAGGCCAGAAAATTCCCATAAGCACACAACACATCGGCTTGAGTCCGCGgtcatttaaaaaacttaaggCTGTAGTCCAGTGTTATGGATGCGGTCTAGACAAAGGGCATTCCCTTGTGATGATGAATAGAGCCCAGAAAGGGAACCCAGATTATAGCAGGGAAAGAACTACGTCAAGTAGTCAAAGGACAGTCACTTCGTTACCTAGACTACATGATCCGAAATTTAGAACTAACGCGAGAATACCAGATAGCAGATTTAGATGCAAATCCACCCCAACTGTTAGATtaagaaattttgagctaaatCTTGACAATGATAGTGACCTATTTGATGATAATTCTCTAAGCTCGCCTGATTCTGACTATGACTGGTCAGAGATGCCCAGAAGTCCTCCAGCTTTAGGTCGACCTAAACGAAAAGTCTATGCTGGCTTTGACAGTCAGCCTCTTCCGATGGACAGCTTCTATAGTGATTCGTCTAGCTGTTACACAGACTGTGGTTCTTGGAGTTCTAGGGCGACCAGCAAATCTGCAGAAGTGGAGCGCTCCTACCATGGCTCCATCGAAAACCTGGTCTCAGCCATCCGTTCCGCGTCTGCGGAAGCTGTGGACACTATCACCCCGACGAGGCAAATGTCTCAGAACACACTGCTTGACTTTTTTCGGATCAGCGGCAAGCAGTCGTCGGTGTGTGAGAACAACCACAACGTGTACGTGAACGTAGAGAGTTACGACAGCGACGACAAACTGAAAGACTCGTACGGGGCCAAGACTTTCAGCAACGAGAGTCTACATTCCAACCTTTCGACTGCCACCACCACGAGCTTCCAGCAGCGCGGCTACGCCAACTACAACAGTGGGGATTACAACAGTCTCCCCGAGGATGAAGTGCCGGTGAAAACCGGCCAGCAACACTACAGTGACTGTCACAAGGAGGGACAACATTACAGTAATAACTTAAGACGAAATAACGAGTTGAGGGTGGATTGCGCACCTCACCGTAACAATAGACAATCGTTTGACTTCAAATTTCGGAACAGTGAAGAGTTTCTTAGCAATTCCTGGGGAAATAACAATGTGGATGGCAGAGTGCAACAGAAACCACTGAAAGGTCAGTCCAAGAACCTTTtcgtttgttttcttaaagagTATAATTTCTTAAAGAGCATAATTTCTTAAAGAGTAGAGTATACTTTCTTAAAGAGTTTAATTTCTTAAAGAGCATAATTTCTTAAAGAGTATAATTTCTTAAAGAGTATAATTTCTCAAAGAGTATAATTTCTTAAAGAGCATAATTTCTTAAAGAGCATAATTTCTCAAAGAGTATAATTTCTTAAAGAGCATAATTTCTTAAAGAGTATAATTTCTCAAAGAGTATAATTTATTCATATGCTTGCCATTTATAATTAGCGCGTGGGAAGTGTGTAAAAAGCCAAAGGTTCTGTGATAATGATAAAAACTAGTATTGATTTCTGAAATTTTAATGAGTTTTAAGCCTAACGAGCAAAGAGACATTCTTTCATTGTCAGAAATTTCCCCAACTCCTCAACAAACAAGACATGCACGTAAGGAATcgattaaaagtaaaaaaaaaaagttccccttgcagaccttgcgatctataagggcTGATGAttttaatgtcatctgtttctatggacaacagttaacgagcagggtgtaaTGTGACCAGAataacgaccagccgcctttactttccccaactaaagacaggtacccattagagctggttggtcTCGggtgcgccctaaaaatcccgaaactcAAAAGTCGAGTcgtcaccgagattcgaacccagggccctaggttcggaaaccaaacgcttaaccactcagccaggATAAATGACTTGGTATTTTATTTTGACATGAATTCTGTTAGTTATCTTTTTGTTGGAATCTTTGCACGcgttctatttcttttttttttttaattgtacttaATTAAGTACATATCTctctaaattgtgccgatgtgccaaaaactttaaactcaaactcaacCCAAAAGATATTTCGCACAAAAATGTTGTAAATGTAGGAGGCTGTGCATCATTTGCAGGTACGAGTGTAAGAGTATGTAAAATATAAGAGGCTATGCAAAAAGTTTAGAGGCTCCATATCATTTGCTATGTAAAAGTGTAGAAGTAGCGAGAATCATTCGCTATACTACAACAGTTGAGACTTTGCAGGTCAATGTTCTGGCTTTCTATGACGATTTTTCTTGCTTTGATTCATCTcattacctattttttttatattatgcgAATATTCGTTTAGATGTAATGCTATGAGCGATCACACTGgctttaaattatatttcacaCAAGTGGAACTCTTTATAAAATAAGACAACAAACTTTGGACTAGGACTCTTTCCGCCTTAGAGAAACTTACAACAGTTCCCCGATCCTCTGtatcagatttttttaaattttctatggacagttttttttttttttaatagatataaGGTTTCACATTCTTTCAAGGGGGACCACCGCTTTACTCCACCCTTCGGAAAATTTACGCTTGCGGTAATTCTTTCCCCTTTACTTTCGTACCACGCCCCACTATCTATTCGTTTTGTCAGTTAAAATGGTGGTGGTTTTtaagtaaccttttttttttaaagtttctttcTCAATTTGTTTCCTAGTGCGCTTGAACTCTGTTACggaatattttgcttttttgaaGTTTATAGAAAAATCGGATCTTATTGTCAAAGGCCTCCTTCATCGAGACACTACTGTCATAGAAGaccgtcatagaaggcctgaacactgacctgcaatgtcGTAACATGTGGGCATTttggaccaatagctcgttacctccacacaggtctgtacgacgtggcaacgagctattggtctccactgctcacgggttgcgacgtcgcaggtcagtgttaaaGCCTTCTATGACGAATGGTCTCGGATGATCTCACGGAAATGAaaagatgaatgcctgggcattagctgtggttgtAACGATGTCGcttccccctctccacgcagctgatgtatccaaagaaaaggcaagtgccgatacagttttggggttagcggcgtcgcaggctcaGCCAGGATGTATCACcgagtgctgcaaactgcctgaaggtcgccggctcctgatttttcatcaGGGTTGATTTCTATTAGATCTGATCAACGGAAATCTACTGCCTTATCTCAGAACCGATCAATTGAAATCTTTTGCCTTGTCTGTTGCCTGTTTGATCTGGTCGATTGTTTGTTAGATCTGGTTGATTGAAATCTACTGCCTTGTCTGTTAGATCTGGTTGATTGAAATCTACTGCCTTGTCTGTTAGATCTGGTTGATTGAAATCTACTGCCTTGTCTGTTAGATCTGGTTGATTGAAATCTACTGCCTTGTCTGTTAGATCTGGTTAATTGAAATCTACTGCCTTGTCTGTTAGATCTGGTTGATTGAAATCTACTGGCTTGTCTGTTAGATCTGGTTGATTGAAATCTACTGCCTTGTCTGATACTATTTCCTATCACAaagtagattattattattaggccaAATATTTCACATTCTAAAATCATCGTCTGTAAAACTCCAGAAATGATTGTGCTCTACATAGCTTGTTAGCAGTTTAAAATGCTGTGTTATTTCTAGATAACACAGTTgtattgtgtttaaaaaaaacacagacaaaACCAAGTAAAAAACGCCAGTCGGAATACGAGCCAAGACAGAATTACTGGTGCCAGCCAATGTTAGGATGGATGTCTGCCAAcctttttacaaataattttttttttttttgtagctgtAGCATTTTGTAATCTTAGCGTTTtgttatgttatttttaaaatgtagatagAATACTATTCTTTGAATTTCTTTGGTTTTCATAAAATCGGTCACGTTTTAGTCATAATGTGTGGAAATTAGAATAGTGGTCATTGattttgaataaaaataaacaaaaataaacggGCACTATGTAAAAGGGcaaaatacatttcatttagtAGTCGATATTTCGAAACTGATAGTTTGTAAGTACTTGGGTTAAAGATGAGTGCTAAGGAAAGTACTTTATTaatgccctctctctctctttatctctctctctctctcactctttctcactctttttCTCTGTTCATGTTTCTTAAAGTAATGACAACTTTCATTTTCTTggccttttttaaatttgtatatcACTCCGTACATTCTCGGGTTAAATTAGcgtttaaacaataatttaaatatataataataataaggcttgtcttcgagtccggagattaacgaggaatgcagtatttcttgtggctacgcagccccagctgtgacctacataatttgccacattcagggcaagcataaccattgtctctctttgttttgatcttcattttttttttcttgtgttccTTCAGACTTGAGGATTGTtgcatcctagtccaaacctccatcAAGATGGTGAATAATGGCGGggagggttcgaacccgggctAATCGAGAttcagtccagagcgcataccgcacgaccatgcAGTCATACTTGAACATTCTCATGAGAGCCTTCTCTTCTATTACTATAAGCATTTTGTCATACGTAACTTTGAACAGAAAAAAactgttaatattactttttattacttttatattacttttatattattttttatatttctttatattacgCTTCCTGTTCTGCAAAGCAAtaattttgctttgtttttaaaaatgtgtgaaatGGTGTTTGTGGGTGTCGTATGTTGAATTTGTTAATACcaaggagagggagagatggTGAATGAGACAGTCATTCAGATTATTCTTTAACAATGTTCTTGTCATAgacataattaaatatagactggaaaaaggaagtaacttcatgtaacttgaaaacatgtatatctattgtattcggatttccgaattatgaaaaattgcatgatcttcattctgagagatttttaaaaaaaaacactagtgaaaatattgtaatacttatataggttattgctgaaatagatatgaatacttaacttttatactgctcataaatgctgtataataaagaacacaaaattgcaagtcacaaattttcgtttcataaaactctttaatcggccagtctatatttatttatgtctatggttctTGTATTTCTCTTTTATGTTGAAGAAATGTGTGAAACGCAATTCTGATTGGTTTAGATTATACGAaactaaataaattttgttataACTATAAATAGGAATACGAAACGAAATGAATGTTATAGCTTGTGTTCGCGTTCACCTATTCTTAgcatcctttttatttttatctttttttttccctctgtcCACAGCTTCCTCCTCCGCTACATTGTCAAGGCCGAAGTATCATACCAAGAGGAGGTATCTCTCCTCTAAGGACATTATCGACCTTCTCGTCAACCCAGACAGACGGCCCCAAGCGCCAGGGTCGTCGTCACTGGAAAAACAAGCCCAGAAGGTCTGCCGAGTCATCTTGTGCTGTAACGACATGGAAGCCTCCATTCACAGTGGGCAGTATCAGTTCTAAGTGTAAACATCATGATCACgtgataaaaacaaacaaactatttttaaacCTAGAAACTGACTTTCTTGCAGTtttcactagaaatattttttcccccCTACAAGGAGAAAGTTCAAAATTGAATACAAAGTGCTTTAAAGTAAAGACTATTGGTACCTTTTAGTCATGAGTCATGTTTTGCTTTTATGTGTAAGGGACAGATATAGAtttggttttttattttaatgaaatatatgAATATGAAGCTTCATTTAGTCATTTTGATAGCTTATTGATTCAGGGATTAAATAGCACTTGATCTTTAACTCTTGAGTAGAAAGTAAATCGTGATTCAAGATTGAAATACTCTATTACTTAAATAGCAATCATATTAATCCCTAATGAAAGCCAAGAAGGCTTTGACTTCACTATCACAGCATAAGAATATTGCACCAGATTTTCAAGAGTTGTTTTGTATTTACCACCCTTGCTAGCTTGATaagtgtgtgtgcgcgcgcgtgtgtacAGACATATATAGTAGTCATCAGCTGAAGCTGGTAGGGCCACATATCAATGTATTATCAGTCACATGACTCGCACAGCTGCAACTCCTATATTCTACCTGACTTGAGTGTGTGTTTAAAGAATTTAACATTGCAAGCCACACCTTTTGAATCAACTCCCCCTCTCTCCGACCTCTCTCCTTAACCCTAACTACCCCACCTCATCCTTAAGTACTTGTAAGAAAGGGGGAAAAGTGGGGTGGGAATTAATTATAAGAACCGTGGAGTAAATAgggttgttttttaaatctgaaaagGGAGCTAGTTTGACAATGGCATATTATACTATATATTGTTATGCACACTGATTAACGGCCCTTAATTGGTTTCAGACctcagcttaaaaaaaaaatctaatgaaCTCGCAAATT
The DNA window shown above is from Biomphalaria glabrata chromosome 5, xgBioGlab47.1, whole genome shotgun sequence and carries:
- the LOC106062410 gene encoding uncharacterized protein LOC106062410 is translated as MERSRVVYYAKTKTYKVIHPPAYNRQHSAPDDETGHAPLASGEADFPSTPLQQSHLRIRSLSKERRTTNSPSSGFEPNTYFNWDHGERGAKQMVYLDRRDGGHFPQKEMLLRKAPSARKIYPGPVVTAPVSPVSPTRCLPPRSLSIPRSSNTSNAEMARPKCGPKTGTDDVHMTSSITKTTGGYIKQTVLSNIPYSSHDKRDRNIPRPELSVSKSSKNTIVTDEVDSVGHFVQSAKDVKLVQNNPVVKNKLQDVPDGNFPHKDQISNKNDDVVIHWTVNEQNAIICRKLSIRSTKSNSENEDDDIREPRKSNSKVNETSPEFSSSVHHDERYNSDKDSGVQSDNTSQNSESQSSETAASPSSPMSKWKRNSLRMATQGFISMSDLTNSVECLQIFSQDKLKSLASPSSDKYLDTIQQSIPSTPTASDVLFSSNGQIYTFFEQLNTSNPKSGAPNSQQNKNELRLSTSGSPTTCPAESTSLDISPNNRNGHTGLIKRNSYALATASNSNINFINSESDINLASQKSRMNSTVDRYRNKPMTGTHNHPLSPRLVREDSISSSPHDSSFGSFYSCQSANFVSAKSSPFLDRVDQNSKPQRIQARRISDQPSLPPHGSDEESESTSMYYTASDTSFPETSISPRSTQDSKSTSPKFVQPNPPMTTRGQKIPISTQHIGLSPRSFKKLKAVVQCYGCGLDKGHSLVMMNRAQKGNPDYSRERTTSSSQRTVTSLPRLHDPKFRTNARIPDSRFRCKSTPTVRLRNFELNLDNDSDLFDDNSLSSPDSDYDWSEMPRSPPALGRPKRKVYAGFDSQPLPMDSFYSDSSSCYTDCGSWSSRATSKSAEVERSYHGSIENLVSAIRSASAEAVDTITPTRQMSQNTLLDFFRISGKQSSVCENNHNVYVNVESYDSDDKLKDSYGAKTFSNESLHSNLSTATTTSFQQRGYANYNSGDYNSLPEDEVPVKTGQQHYSDCHKEGQHYSNNLRRNNELRVDCAPHRNNRQSFDFKFRNSEEFLSNSWGNNNVDGRVQQKPLKASSSATLSRPKYHTKRRYLSSKDIIDLLVNPDRRPQAPGSSSLEKQAQKVCRVILCCNDMEASIHSGQYQF